Proteins encoded within one genomic window of uncultured Desulfobacter sp.:
- a CDS encoding HDOD domain-containing protein, with protein sequence MEIKERILEMVQKRESDLPMLPAVVDNLIRAASDEKTTTETLAKIISYDLAMTNKLLKLANSVYYAQKNKVETVKRAISVIGFDEIIGIALGMGILSSVSKTSDLSLDMKALWIHGIGVATASKQLAKQTNPGIAGKIFIPALLHDMGKIIFSIYFKKEYNEVRQYALENKRPLYFSENHLFKLDHAALSALLMTRWNFPASIILPCRFHHAPESAPVKYRHQAMIINLANYLTQKAQLGHSGNPAPVTIKNAPKKIGINESGMMQIIELLKAKEPQIKEFFKITTAVA encoded by the coding sequence ATGGAAATAAAAGAACGAATTCTTGAAATGGTTCAAAAAAGGGAAAGCGATTTACCCATGCTCCCGGCTGTTGTGGATAACCTGATCCGGGCCGCTTCCGACGAAAAAACCACCACAGAAACATTAGCCAAAATCATTTCATATGACTTGGCCATGACCAATAAGCTGCTCAAGCTTGCAAATTCCGTTTATTATGCCCAAAAAAATAAAGTCGAGACGGTTAAAAGAGCCATTTCCGTTATCGGGTTTGATGAAATCATCGGCATTGCCCTGGGCATGGGAATTTTATCCAGTGTATCAAAAACTTCGGACTTGAGTTTAGATATGAAAGCATTATGGATACATGGCATCGGTGTGGCTACGGCTTCAAAGCAACTGGCAAAACAAACCAACCCGGGTATTGCAGGAAAAATTTTTATTCCGGCCCTGCTCCATGATATGGGCAAAATCATTTTCTCTATTTATTTTAAAAAAGAATATAACGAAGTCCGGCAATATGCATTGGAAAACAAGCGCCCCCTTTATTTCAGTGAAAACCACCTATTCAAGCTGGATCATGCGGCATTATCCGCCCTTTTAATGACACGTTGGAATTTTCCTGCATCCATCATTCTGCCCTGCAGATTTCATCATGCCCCGGAATCGGCACCGGTAAAATACCGCCACCAGGCCATGATCATAAATCTTGCAAACTATCTTACACAAAAAGCCCAACTGGGTCATTCCGGCAATCCGGCCCCTGTTACCATCAAAAATGCACCCAAAAAAATCGGCATAAACGAATCGGGCATGATGCAGATCATAGAGTTGCTAAAGGCAAAAGAACCTCAGATTAAGGAATTCTTTAAAATCACCACAGCTGTTGCCTGA
- a CDS encoding YihY/virulence factor BrkB family protein, which yields MVESKMKPIPAFSFESFQAKAVRVLYRAAKGYQRDSCALRASALSLYTLLSIVPVMAMAFGIAKGFGFRQFLEAEVMSLFEGHEEIVQNILVFSNNLLEKTQGGLMAVLGVLVLLYSLIKLMFHIEDTFNRIWWVSDGRPLIRKLTDYLTIALAAGLLGVLSGSVNLFMIPHLESFWAYLGVPIDIKGVISFFIKVVPYVVTWALFMFFYVIMPHKKVNFRAAATGAVFAGTLFQIIQTAFLKFQVFVTGYNAIYGSFAALPMFLIWLQVSWGVLLYGAEIAFEWENIGHAKIPDLTLNAMSIRARKLAMLEIVKGCVQRFAEKKPPATDIRIASELNLPLTIVHHLLEMLMDANVLYSVNLEGNTTGYTPAMDIECMSIMDVLCAVEHQGNPTVYTAGTLLTQALEDSLDRFDRAARNCNGERLIKDI from the coding sequence GCTTTACAGGGCTGCCAAGGGGTATCAGAGGGACAGTTGTGCCTTGCGGGCATCGGCTTTGAGCTTGTACACCCTTTTGAGTATTGTGCCTGTGATGGCCATGGCCTTTGGCATCGCCAAAGGATTCGGGTTCCGGCAGTTCCTTGAGGCAGAGGTGATGTCTTTATTTGAGGGTCATGAGGAGATTGTTCAAAATATTCTGGTTTTCTCCAACAATCTGCTGGAAAAAACCCAGGGTGGGCTCATGGCCGTGCTTGGCGTCCTGGTGCTTTTATACTCCCTGATTAAATTGATGTTTCATATTGAAGATACATTTAACCGCATCTGGTGGGTCAGTGATGGCAGACCGTTGATCAGAAAACTCACTGATTATCTGACCATTGCTCTGGCTGCAGGCCTTTTGGGCGTTTTGTCCGGATCTGTAAATTTGTTTATGATTCCTCACCTTGAATCCTTCTGGGCCTATCTTGGCGTTCCCATTGACATTAAAGGTGTTATTTCCTTTTTTATTAAGGTCGTTCCCTATGTGGTCACCTGGGCGCTGTTCATGTTTTTTTATGTGATCATGCCCCACAAAAAAGTGAATTTCAGGGCAGCGGCCACAGGCGCGGTGTTTGCCGGTACCTTATTTCAGATTATACAGACCGCTTTTTTAAAGTTTCAGGTTTTTGTCACGGGCTACAATGCCATCTATGGCAGTTTTGCCGCACTGCCCATGTTTTTAATCTGGTTGCAAGTTTCCTGGGGGGTACTGCTCTACGGTGCAGAAATTGCCTTTGAGTGGGAGAATATCGGACATGCGAAAATTCCGGATCTGACATTAAATGCCATGAGCATTCGAGCCAGAAAACTTGCCATGCTGGAGATTGTCAAAGGATGTGTTCAGCGTTTTGCCGAAAAAAAGCCGCCGGCCACAGATATCCGTATCGCCAGTGAGCTGAATTTGCCTTTAACCATTGTTCACCATCTTCTGGAGATGCTGATGGATGCAAATGTTTTGTATTCAGTCAATCTTGAAGGTAATACCACCGGGTACACGCCTGCTATGGATATTGAATGCATGAGTATTATGGATGTCCTTTGTGCCGTGGAGCATCAGGGTAATCCAACGGTATATACGGCAGGTACTTTGCTGACCCAGGCTTTGGAGGACAGTCTGGACAGGTTTGACAGGGCTGCCCGGAATTGTAATGGGGAGCGGTTGATTAAAGATATTTGA
- the aat gene encoding leucyl/phenylalanyl-tRNA--protein transferase, whose amino-acid sequence MPLFRLSERIEFPPAWLARPDGLLCIGGDLCPTRLTLAYKRGIFPWFSNREPILWWSPDPRLVLFPSEIRVSKSLGKIIRKNCFSIRVNTAFEQTIVACSKPRQDKPDGTWLVDEMIDAYITLHKMGIAHSVEAWKNDQLVGGLYGVSLGKTFFGESMFSRVSNASKVALVALARELDCQGFGMIDCQVTSGHLLRMGAQEITRDRFLDILNHGINQKVPDSLWRSGRHIFPQIKTDSNPNRIAHAV is encoded by the coding sequence ATGCCACTTTTCAGGCTATCTGAAAGAATTGAATTTCCGCCGGCTTGGCTGGCACGGCCTGACGGGTTGCTATGTATCGGGGGAGATCTGTGCCCAACGCGCTTGACCCTGGCGTATAAAAGGGGGATTTTCCCCTGGTTTTCCAACAGAGAACCTATTCTCTGGTGGTCGCCTGATCCCCGGCTGGTTCTTTTTCCTTCGGAAATCAGGGTCTCAAAAAGCTTAGGAAAAATTATTCGAAAAAATTGTTTCTCCATTCGGGTCAATACCGCGTTTGAACAAACCATTGTAGCCTGTTCCAAACCCAGGCAGGACAAGCCCGATGGCACCTGGCTGGTGGATGAAATGATTGATGCCTATATCACCTTGCACAAAATGGGGATCGCCCACTCTGTGGAAGCCTGGAAGAATGACCAGCTGGTAGGCGGCTTGTACGGGGTTAGTTTGGGAAAAACCTTTTTTGGAGAATCCATGTTTTCCCGTGTTTCCAATGCATCCAAGGTTGCCCTTGTGGCCCTTGCCCGGGAATTAGACTGTCAGGGATTTGGGATGATTGACTGCCAGGTCACATCCGGCCATCTGCTTCGCATGGGTGCCCAGGAAATCACAAGAGATCGGTTTCTTGACATCTTAAATCACGGTATTAATCAAAAAGTTCCGGACAGCCTGTGGCGGTCCGGGCGACATATTTTCCCCCAAATCAAAACAGATTCAAACCCAAACAGGATCGCACATGCCGTATGA
- a CDS encoding FxsA family protein, producing the protein MLFKLFLCFTLIPVAELYILIHLGGIIGGFNTIILVILTGFLGAYLARMEGLNTMMKVRRNLNQGLMPAEDLLDAFIILIAGLVLITPGLLTDTAGLFLLWPPTRNKFKRFLRKKFDEMAANGSINITRFH; encoded by the coding sequence ATGCTGTTCAAACTGTTTCTATGTTTTACCCTGATCCCAGTGGCGGAACTATATATTCTTATTCATCTTGGCGGAATCATCGGCGGCTTTAACACCATAATTCTGGTCATTCTAACCGGATTCCTCGGTGCCTATCTTGCCCGGATGGAGGGCTTAAACACCATGATGAAGGTCCGCCGGAATCTAAACCAGGGACTGATGCCGGCCGAAGATCTTCTGGATGCATTTATCATCCTCATTGCCGGTTTGGTGCTCATTACGCCCGGACTTTTAACGGACACGGCAGGGCTTTTTCTTTTATGGCCCCCCACGCGAAACAAATTTAAACGCTTTTTAAGAAAAAAATTCGACGAGATGGCGGCCAACGGCAGCATTAACATCACCCGGTTTCATTAG